The following are encoded together in the Lathyrus oleraceus cultivar Zhongwan6 chromosome 3, CAAS_Psat_ZW6_1.0, whole genome shotgun sequence genome:
- the LOC127129143 gene encoding uncharacterized protein LOC127129143, producing MGCTHSVYKKKKSTIHEVVVLTPSIRIPVQSDLQRSLKGLIPKDLADKLSSLRNQIVLVAEDTDGSAIAELRRALNEYLSVLIGLTKKENGLEGLIEFKWKNFEDGRQDSSLANVWFEVLSSVHFMAMLTLSEADSLMIPKDHLESGFRVVSSDSKREAVDLLIKASGYLEFCVRQILPQIPFETRKVLPHDLQEGVLEAIAIQALGQGTEIQLGLAVESQKATLSVKRRLACEQLIYFTQAYHCLSGCDFNQRHGKKHLRFIKWKFLESKAAAYYYHGLILDKGNEPSCHIVAVSCFLAAEELLAESKKACLSFCLAAPVTRAPPPWGVMKLLHQKIPEIASKKYQMYGYLLEQEKGLQALPDLPEFQLSLHPDDYELPEIDPAWDTKNWETLGQPLKEHLRDCDENSTD from the exons ATGGGGTGCACTCACTCTGTGTATAAGAAGAAGAAATCAACCATTCATGAAGTAGTTGTTTTAACTCCATCAATCAGAATTCCAGTGCAATCTGATCTACAAAGATCACTCAAAGGATTGATTCCAAAGGATCTTGCTGATAAATTGTCTTCTCTAAGGAACCAGATTGTGTTGGTAGCAGAAGATACCG ATGGATCAGCTATAGCCGAATTGCGGCGAGCTTTGAATGAATACTTATCTGTTCTCATTGGACTTACTAAAAAAG AGAATGGTCTTGAGGGACTAATAGAATTCAAGTGGAAAAACTTCGAAGATGGAAGACAA GATAGTAGTTTAGCAAATGTGTGGTTTGAGGTGTTATCTTCTGTTCACTTTATGGCTATGCTGACACTTTCTGAGGCTGATTCACTTATGATCCCGAAAGACCATTTAGAATCCGGATTCAGGGTTGTGTCTTCAG ATAGCAAGAGGGAGGCGGTTGATTTGTTAATCAAAGCATCAGGATACTTGGAGTTCTGTGTTAGGCAAATTCTTCCTCAAATACCATTTGAAACcag GAAAGTTTTGCCGCATGATTTGCAAGAGGGTGTATTGGAGGCTATAGCTATTCAAGCACTAGGCCAG GGAACTGAGATTCAGCTTGGCCTTGCTGTGGAGAGTCAAAAAGCTACTTTGTCTGTGAAGAGGAGGTTGGCATGTGAACAGCTCATTTACTTTACTCAG GCTTATCACTGCTTATCAGGATGTGACTTCAACCAAAGACATGGAAAGAAGCATCTCAGGTTCATCAAATGGAAATTCCTTGAATCCAAG GCTGCTGCGTACTACTACCATGGTCTGATCCTCGACAAGGGTAATGAACCGAGCTGTCACATCGTTGCGGTGTCTTGTTTTCTTGCCGCAGAAGAACTTCTGGCAGAAAGCAAAAAGGCCTGTTTGAGTTTTTGTCTTGCAGCTCCAGTCACAAG GGCTCCTCCACCATGGGGTGTTATGAAACTTCTACATCAGAAAATTCCTGAAATTGCATCAAAGAAGTATCAAATGTATGGATATCTTTTAGAGCAAGAAAA GGGTCTCCAAGCATTACCAGACCTACCTGAGTTTCAATTATCATTGCATCCAGATGACTATGAACTGCCTGAAATTGATCCAGCATGGGATACTAAAAATTGGGAAACTTTAGGACAACCATTGAAAGAGCACCTTAGAGATTGTGATGAGAATTCAACTGATTGA